A genomic window from Bactrocera dorsalis isolate Fly_Bdor unplaced genomic scaffold, ASM2337382v1 BdCtg019, whole genome shotgun sequence includes:
- the LOC125779968 gene encoding uncharacterized protein LOC125779968 has translation MDRQQIFLLTVNGLKEKLLALGLSTNGRKATLQDRLCEHFGLTVDAEEDSSDSETSSVQNNMLPAMGSGSPVFTLRDLEESLTTFSGTGQHAVEEWLDEFESNAMAVRWGDLQKFIYGKQLLKGAAKIFVRSQRDITSWSALKQCLQKEFGVVTSSIEVHRALKNRRKRPNEDYREYLYSLMDLGRPIKLDERSLIEYFVEGIPDSRPNKANLYQASSIEELKAQILVYEKVRSGRQPNVSTFQNKREDNNSVTKDQGPSRKICYRCGEAGHLANTCKQQRLSKCFGCNQPGHRIADCPKKRTEVKSEGTRVNTLEMMRMASLGSVVYKELIINGFTLSALLDTGCDLCLMRYDVLMKLGRIDLSNDINHLRGIGNSILTTIGSFIIKVSVDGVKVDINFHVVRERDLIYEAIIGNSVLKQVDLVIKEGEVEFKAKVKETNVQNPMVEKNEGKIEVLNEFEDMCMAAEVMSGKTLQVDLSHLRGEQEKAIEAIVCDYSPSKQHDSPVSMKICLTDDTPVFQGPRRMSYSDKCIVDKQIAEWMEYASPIVLVGKKDGTKRLCCDYRRLNEKIMRDNFPMPLIDDVIERLQGAKVFTTLDLRNGFFHVPIEAGSRKYTSFVTHQGQYEFIYVPYFQFPSSVHSIHFRSVSRLSEGWHRGNLHG, from the coding sequence ATGGATAGGCAACAGATTTTTTTACTGACAGTGAACGGGTTAAAGGAAAAATTGTTGGCACTGGGTTTATCGACAAATGGCCGTAAAGCCACGTTACAGGACAGACTTTGTGAGCATTTTGGACTGACTGTAGATGCTGAAGAGGACAGCTCGGACAGTGAAACAAGCTCAGTGCAAAACAACATGTTACCGGCGATGGGGTCCGGGTCTCCAGTCTTCACCCTACGCGATCTTGAGGAATCTCTTACAACTTTTAGTGGTACGGGGCAACACGCAGTCGAGGAGTGGCTCGATGAGTTTGAATCAAACGCCATGGCAGTTCGTTGGGGAGATTTACAAAAGTTTATATACGGGAAACAATTATTGAAAGGTGCCGCGAAAATTTTCGTTCGCAGTCAACGGGACATAACTAGTTGGAGTGCACTTAAACAATGTTTGCAAAAAGAATTCGGAGTAGTAACATCGTCAATCGAAGTGCATCGGGCACTTAAGAATCGGCGAAAGCGCCCAAACGAAGATTATCGCGAGTATCTTTATAGCCTTATGGACTTAGGTAGGCCAATAAAGCTAGACGAAAGAAGTCTCATCGAATATTTTGTAGAGGGAATCCCAGATTCCAGACCAAACAAAGCTAACTTGTATCAGGCTAGTTCGATAGAAGAATTAAAAGCTCAGATCCTTGTTTATGAAAAAGTTCGCTCGGGGCGTCAACCCAATGTGAGTACATTTCAAAACAAGCGTGAAGACAATAATTCTGTGACTAAAGATCAGGGACCCAGTAGGAAAATTTGTTATAGGTGTGGAGAAGCGGGTCATTTGGCGAATACCTGCAAACAGCAACGACTATCAAAGTGTTTTGGGTGTAATCAGCCAGGGCATCGTATTGCAGACTGCCCAAAGAAGAGAACGGAGGTAAAAAGCGAGGGGACAAGGGTAAATACGCTTGAAATGATGCGTATGGCGTCCCTTGGCAGCGTAGTTTACAAAGAATTAATTATTAACGGGTTTACGTTGTCAGCATTGCTGGACACTGGTTGCGATCTGTGCCTCATGCGTTACGATGTGTTGATGAAATTAGGAAGGATTGATTTGTCCAATGATATAAATCACCTTCGTGGAATAGGAAACAGTATACTTACAACTATTGGCAGTTTCATAATCAAAGTTAGCGTAGATGGAGTCAAAGTGGATATCAATTTCCATGTTGTGCGTGAACGCGACCTTATTTACGAGGCAATAATCGGGAATAGTGTATTGAAACAGGTTGACTTGGTTATAAAGGAAGGCGAGGTAGAATTTAAAGCAAAGGTGAAGGAAACGAATGTTCAAAACCCCATGGTAGAGAAAAATGAAGGTAAAATAGAAGTTCTTAATGAGTTCGAAGATATGTGTATGGCCGCGGAAGTAATGTCAGGGAAAACTTTACAGGTAGATTTGTCGCATCTCAGAGGAGAACAAGAAAAGGCAATAGAAGCCATTGTTTGTGATTACTCGCCTAGTAAGCAGCATGATTCCCCggtttctatgaaaatttgtttgacgGATGATACTCCGGTATTCCAAGGGCCAAGACGAATGTCGTACTCCGATAAGTGCATTGTCGATAAACAGATTGCAGAATGGATGGAGTATGCATCGCCGATCGTATTGGTGGGAAAAAAAGACGGAACCAAACGTCTGTGTTGCGACTACCGACGTTTGAACGAGAAAATCATGAGGGATAATTTTCCAATGCCACTCATAGATGACGTTATAGAGAGATTACAAGGCGCAAAAGTATTTACAACGTTAGATTTACGGAATGGGTTTTTCCATGTGCCGATAGAAGCAGGTTCGCGGAAATATACGTCATTTGTGACCCATCAAGGTCAATACGAATTCATTTACGTTCCTTACTTCCAATTCCCCAGCAGTGTTCACTCGATACATTTTCGCAGTGTTTCGAGACTTAGTGAAGGATGGCATCGTGGTAACTTACATGGATGA